The following coding sequences are from one Saprospiraceae bacterium window:
- a CDS encoding tetratricopeptide repeat protein, translating into MNSFKYIFFIIIPFTVFGQKPAEKILAKQLDSMIILGKEYINSNDFKNAHGIFLNVDSLIIKNYGNTSQKYLEVYYYLARSANKLQDSEEAIIQYKKTIELSKFYNDTLSENYEISLDELSKLFANHGRFKEAELLMLDLFKLRNLKYGKLHPKSAMSIYSLSILNAKIENYELATSYGIECLNIREAVFGKNSMEYATTVYHLVKLYNVQNHFDSAIHYLYENLQILRALKKTNTSIYADCIAELAFLMKDRFADFEQAEALFQESYEVYQNEPKLKARPSYALLLKGLGIHYKSIGNFNKALLYLYEAKSATKSSIGTKNWDYYSVLYNIGNVYLEQKNFSAAKEMYMFILNSDELTAEDKEINFPYVKGALISLGDMTGENVPESYAKDIMTKARSSETTNYTLAMTLNQNSVWLYNHHRYAEALESDREALNIANGVYSPESDLLNGIYFNLCSDYLKINQPDSARKYFFLSYNATKRNS; encoded by the coding sequence TTGAATTCCTTCAAGTACATTTTTTTTATCATCATTCCATTCACCGTTTTTGGCCAAAAACCTGCTGAGAAAATTCTAGCAAAGCAGCTGGATTCGATGATAATTTTAGGGAAGGAATATATAAATTCCAATGATTTTAAAAACGCACACGGCATATTTTTAAATGTTGATTCATTAATTATTAAAAATTATGGTAATACCTCACAAAAATATCTGGAAGTATACTATTACCTTGCTCGCTCTGCGAACAAACTTCAGGATTCAGAGGAGGCAATAATACAGTATAAAAAAACCATTGAATTAAGCAAATTTTATAATGATACTTTATCGGAAAATTATGAAATCAGTTTAGATGAGCTTTCTAAACTTTTTGCAAATCATGGTCGATTTAAAGAAGCAGAATTATTGATGCTGGATCTATTTAAATTAAGAAATCTTAAGTATGGAAAGTTGCATCCCAAGTCAGCCATGTCAATATACAGTTTATCAATTCTGAATGCAAAAATAGAAAACTATGAACTGGCCACAAGTTACGGTATAGAATGTCTTAACATTAGAGAGGCTGTATTTGGGAAAAATTCCATGGAATATGCCACCACAGTTTATCACTTGGTTAAATTATACAACGTCCAAAATCATTTTGATTCTGCAATCCACTACCTATACGAGAATTTGCAAATTTTACGAGCACTCAAAAAGACCAATACATCGATATATGCAGATTGCATTGCAGAATTGGCATTTCTAATGAAAGACAGGTTCGCTGATTTTGAACAAGCAGAAGCTCTGTTTCAGGAAAGTTATGAAGTATACCAAAACGAACCTAAGTTAAAAGCCAGACCTTCCTATGCGTTGCTTTTAAAAGGCCTTGGTATTCACTACAAAAGTATTGGCAACTTCAACAAGGCATTGTTATATCTATACGAAGCTAAATCGGCTACAAAGTCAAGCATTGGTACCAAAAACTGGGATTACTACTCAGTTCTTTATAATATTGGAAATGTTTATCTTGAACAGAAAAATTTTTCAGCTGCGAAAGAAATGTATATGTTTATTTTAAACTCGGATGAGCTAACTGCAGAAGACAAGGAAATTAATTTTCCATACGTCAAAGGAGCCTTAATAAGTTTGGGCGACATGACCGGAGAAAATGTACCGGAGTCTTATGCAAAAGACATCATGACAAAAGCACGCAGCAGTGAAACGACTAACTATACGTTGGCAATGACATTAAATCAAAACAGCGTTTGGTTATACAATCATCACAGGTATGCGGAAGCGCTTGAATCAGATCGCGAAGCATTGAATATTGCAAACGGTGTGTACTCGCCGGAGTCAGATCTTTTGAATGGAATATATTTTAACCTTTGTTCTGATTATTTAAAAATTAACCAGCCTGACTCTGCTCGTAAATATTTCTTTTTAAGTTACAATGCAACTAAAAGAAACTCTTGA
- a CDS encoding CHAT domain-containing protein has protein sequence MEAPRTIFEPGKNYILLSGWTLHRLNLGPIVQSKSKHLLMNDYQFILMSSTRNLVSDPTFKDSISNDCVFIGGIEYELDIDTNKLVASHDQATNQEFMTRGSHSFYTVDSTFRANKWNILPGARFEIDKIQEITSKNNIKTSSVYGKLASEEFFKSLGRSTERMVSPGIIHISTHGFFFPDPITSNKIKKGSIENEPVFMNSPDPMIRSGLIMAGANYTWIKAGPLHNSEDDGILTSFEISQMDLSNTKLVVLSACETGLGDIGTTEGVYGLQRAFKIAGVQNILMSLWQVPDKQTSELMELFIKILFIIK, from the coding sequence TTGGAAGCCCCTAGAACCATTTTTGAACCAGGTAAAAACTATATATTACTCTCCGGTTGGACTTTACATCGCTTAAATTTAGGGCCTATCGTTCAAAGCAAGTCTAAACACTTATTGATGAATGATTATCAGTTCATATTAATGTCAAGCACACGCAATCTTGTTAGTGATCCTACTTTTAAGGATTCAATATCTAATGACTGCGTGTTTATTGGAGGAATTGAATATGAGCTCGACATAGATACAAATAAGCTGGTAGCATCCCATGATCAAGCTACGAATCAAGAATTTATGACCAGAGGATCGCATTCATTTTATACTGTAGATTCAACATTCAGAGCCAATAAATGGAATATCTTACCTGGTGCAAGGTTTGAAATTGATAAGATCCAAGAAATTACTTCTAAGAATAATATTAAGACCTCAAGTGTATATGGTAAATTGGCTAGTGAAGAATTTTTTAAATCTTTGGGGCGCTCAACTGAAAGGATGGTTTCTCCGGGCATTATCCATATTTCTACGCACGGATTTTTCTTTCCCGATCCTATTACATCCAATAAAATAAAAAAAGGCTCCATTGAAAACGAACCTGTATTTATGAACTCACCAGATCCCATGATTCGTTCGGGCTTAATCATGGCTGGTGCTAATTACACATGGATCAAAGCTGGGCCTTTACACAATTCGGAAGACGACGGCATCCTTACTTCGTTTGAAATAAGCCAAATGGATTTAAGCAACACAAAGCTTGTTGTTTTGTCCGCATGCGAAACCGGTTTAGGCGATATTGGAACTACTGAAGGCGTGTATGGTTTGCAAAGAGCGTTTAAAATTGCAGGCGTGCAGAACATTCTCATGTCCTTGTGGCAAGTTCCGGATAAGCAAACATCTGAACTTATGGAACTTTTTATAAAAATCTTATTCATCATAAAATGA